The following are encoded together in the Anaerolineae bacterium genome:
- a CDS encoding thiamine diphosphokinase: protein MRAVIVANGIIEDEEGAKAIAAGAPLLICADGGAHHVMRWGLRPHTVIGDMDSLEEEPLRRLEEAGALLLRYPSRKDETDLELALDYAVRQGADEILILGALGGRWDHTVANILLLTWPRLEGREVQIIAGQERLFLVRRQVTLHGAAGDIVSLLPLSPVVEGIVTSGLEYP from the coding sequence GTGCGGGCTGTGATCGTAGCCAATGGGATCATCGAGGACGAGGAGGGGGCAAAGGCCATTGCCGCCGGCGCGCCCCTGCTGATCTGCGCCGACGGCGGCGCCCATCACGTCATGCGCTGGGGCCTGCGGCCTCACACGGTCATCGGCGATATGGACTCGCTGGAGGAAGAGCCGCTCCGCCGGCTGGAGGAGGCCGGCGCCCTGCTCCTGCGCTATCCCAGCCGCAAGGACGAGACCGACTTGGAGCTGGCCCTGGATTACGCCGTCCGCCAAGGCGCCGATGAGATCCTCATCCTGGGAGCACTGGGCGGGCGGTGGGACCATACGGTGGCCAACATCCTCCTGCTGACCTGGCCGCGGCTGGAGGGCCGGGAGGTACAGATTATCGCCGGCCAGGAGCGGCTGTTCCTGGTGCGCCGGCAAGTTACCCTGCACGGCGCGGCCGGCGACATCGTCTCCCTGCTCCCCCTGTCCCCGGTGGTGGAGGGCATCGTCACCAGCGGGCTGGAATATCCC